In Triticum aestivum cultivar Chinese Spring chromosome 5B, IWGSC CS RefSeq v2.1, whole genome shotgun sequence, the following proteins share a genomic window:
- the LOC123113982 gene encoding disease resistance protein RGA4, whose amino-acid sequence MEVAVVVGPIVKLLPKLLSVIDGKRKQLDNLEVDAGFIRRDLQSIQEIIGRSNGGRSITDLWVRDLRRLADDMEDCIDRFQVGKMSRISFVGKICKLKKRSKETLEQLQNCISIAGAAAPAPDPPAAAGGTDQDPEEQLLGLLARSQSEGNLKVISVAGFSGVGMTHLAHKVYSDRDVRSQFPLHAWVRAAPGMSVLKLLQKIHDQLLLISIAKNHGATASSSKIIPQVNGDAEHAASDHLLAGLLKTGRYLIVIDGVNTHELYDVLSAFSWADGMDGRIIMTTTIQLPAATCCKCGNGSSLAMDSTSQVFIGELTESGFVEACLHLRDDTVARMHRSNNEILSSPVVQDLLLYFCMFPRDHPVRRNPLIRRWLAEGLVFPQPETENFSQDVAIKNLESLISRNIIQPIQVRTYGNVKKCQTSGIMLNSISSKSRSQNFITMLCGGQTTEKNLPGKEIRRLSLHLNGAANGPLNLPKELSRLHTLAVFPDDTNVTRYQANLNYAEYKLLRVLDLKECADVKAQHVGKICDLLLLKYLSLGDSIDKVPRKIAKLKWLETLDMRRTQVVMLPIEVLHLPGLKHLLGKFQLLEGDCTHKKLEKLLSEDSELQRLSGFVTDKNEGFAQLMSRMGKLRKVKIWCDSTADVTKLVHVLGATEKFIGGGLDMTRVDRSLSIDLQGCPTECSEQFMDSLQATGRLTSLKLRGKLMRLPRFKAKLNYIEELCLSRTNLSGDTILDGLSELRMTLKYLKLVEDKLGHLVIKPEHFRSLKGLCLVGEQSMEDITIQDEAMPYLVSLHMLCEGLGNLPGVDITHMARLKEVALHSGVQETIKDGWQTAAMNHPNRPNVLFIHHANSSPRDSLPCEATGEIANRTKPIGRKFTASIMGGIFGCAWPRS is encoded by the exons ATGGAGGTCGCGGTGGTCGTCGGGCCGATAGTGAAGCTCTTGCCGAAGCTCCTATCGGTGATAGATGGGAAGAGGAAGCAGCTGGACAACCTGGAGGTCGACGCTGGATTCATCCGGCGCGACCTGCAGTCGATCCAAGAAATCATTGGCCGCTCGAATGGCGGCAGATCCATCACGGACCTCTGGGTCCGAGATCTCAGGCGCTTGGCGGACGACATGGAAGACTGCATCGATCGCTTCCAGGTCGGGAAGATGAGCAGAATCAGTTTCGTCGGGAAGATCTGCAAGCTGAAGAAGCGGTCAAAGGAGACTCTCGAGCAGCTACAGAACTGCATCagcatcgccggcgccgccgcacctGCACCTGATCCCCCCGCTGCAGCTGGGGGCACTGATCAGGATCCGGAAGAGCAACTTCTTGGCCTGCTTGCGCGGAGCCAATCGGAGGGGAATCTCAAAGTCATCTCCGTCGCCGGCTTCAGTGGAGTAGGTATGACTCACCTTGCCCACAAGGTTTACAGTGACAGGGATGTGCGCAGCCAGTTCCCTCTGCACGCCTGGGTTCGTGCAGCACCGGGCATGAGTGTGCTCAAGCTTCTTCAGAAAATACATGACCAACTGCTGTTAATCAGTATTGCCAAGAATCATGGTGCGACTGCCTCCAGCTCCAAAATCATACCACAAGTCAACGGAGATGCTGAACATGCCGCAAGTGACCACCTGCTCGCTGGACTACTCAAGACCGGAAG GTATTTGATTGTGATTGATGGCGTTAATACACATGAGTTGTATGACGTACTATCTGCGTTCTCTTGGGCTGATGGAATGGACGGCAGAATTATCATGACGACGACCATTCAACTACCAGCAGCGACATGCTGCAAATGTGGCAATGGTTCATCACTTGCTATGGATAGCACAAGCCAGGTTTTCATTGGGGAGCTGACAGAAAGTGGATTTGTGGAGGCCTGCCTCCATCTTCGTGATGACACAGTGGCAAGAATGCACCGCAGCAACAACGAGATCCTATCCAGCCCTGTTGTCCAGGACTTATTGCTGTATTTTTGCATGTTCCCTCGTGATCATCCTGTCAGGAGGAATCCCCTGATAAGGCGATGGCTGGCTGAAGGACTTGTGTTTCCTCAACCTGAAACAGAGAATTTTTCCCAGGATGTTGCGATCAAGAATTTGGAGAGCCTCATCAGCCGCAACATCATTCAGCCCATTCAAGTGAGGACCTATGGAAATGTGAAGAAATGCCAAACTTCTGGGATAATGCTCAACTCCATTTCCAGCAAATCCAGGTCACAGAATTTCATCACCATGTTGTGTGGTGGCCAGACAACAGAGAAGAATCTGCCAGGCAAAGAGATTCGCCGGCTTTCCCTCCATCTTAATGGTGCGGCAAATGGGCCACTGAATTTGCCAAAGGAGTTATCTCGTCTCCATACTCTGGCAGTATTCCCTGATGATACAAATGTCACCAGGTATCAAGCTAATTTGAATTATGCCGAGTATAAGCTACTGCGGGTTTTGGACCTCAAAGAATGTGCTGATGTGAAAGCACAACATGTTGGCAAAATATGTGACCTGTTGTTGCTCAAATATCTGAGCCTCGGAGACAGTATTGACAAGGTTCCAAGGAAAATAGCGAAGCTAAAATGGTTGGAGACTCTTGACATGAGGAGAACCCAGGTAGTGATGTTGCCAATTGAAGTCCTCCACCTCCCCGGGTTGAAACACCTCCTTGGAAAGTTTCAGTTACTTGAAGGTGACTGCACACATAAGAAGCTAGAGAAGCTCTTGTCAGAAGATAGTGAATTGCAGAGGCTTTCTGGATTTGTCACTGACAAAAACGAAGGGTTTGCGCAGCTGATGAGTCGCATGGGGAAGTTGAGGAAGGTGAAAATATGGTGCGATTCCACTGCAGATGTGACGAAACTGGTTCATGTTTTAGGGGCCACGGAGAAATTCATTGGCGGAGGCCTGGATATGACAAGAGTTGACCGTTCCTTATCTATCGACCTCCAAGGATGCCCAACAGAATGCTCAGAACAATTCATGGATTCTCTGCAAGCTACAGGCCGTCTTACCTCGCTCAAATTGCGCGGAAAGCTGATGCGACTCCCTCGGTTCAAGGCAAAGCTGAACTACATTGAGGAGTTGTGCCTCTCAAGAACTAATCTGAGCGGGGACACAATCCTAGATGGCCTGTCTGAACTTAGAATGACACTTAAGTATCTCAAACTGGTAGAAGATAAGCTTGGGCACTTGGTCATAAAACCAGAGCATTTCCGAAGCCTGAAGGGGTTATGCCTTGTGGGCGAGCAAAGTATGGAGGACATAACAATCCAAGATGAAGCTATGCCGTACCTTGTGTCACTTCATATGCTTTGTGAAGGTCTAGGTAATCTTCCTGGCGTCGACATCACACACATGGCAAGGCTAAAAGAAGTCGCGCTCCATTCTGGAGTACAAGAGACGATAAAGGATGGTTGGCAAACAGCTGCAATGAACCATCCTAACAGG